Proteins found in one Lycium ferocissimum isolate CSIRO_LF1 chromosome 6, AGI_CSIRO_Lferr_CH_V1, whole genome shotgun sequence genomic segment:
- the LOC132060263 gene encoding DNA-directed RNA polymerases II and V subunit 6B-like, producing MADEDYDMDGGYEDEPIEPEPDEVEEIEEENGNLEDVPDPLLGEGEENPEQEPVEQPRKTSKYMTKYERARILGTRAVQISMNAPVMVELEGETDPLEIAMKELREKKIPFTIRRYLPGRSYEDWGVDELIVEDSWKRQVGGV from the exons ATACGAGGATGAGCCCATAGAGCCCGAACCTGAT GAAGTAGAAGagatagaagaagaaaatggcAACCTTGAGGACGTACCAGACCCCCTATTGGGGGAAGGTGAGGAAAATCCAGAGCAAGAGCCTGTGGAGCAACCTCGGAAAACATCCAAGTATATGACAAAATATGAACGTGCAAGAATCTTGGGTACTCGAGCAGTCCAGATCAG CATGAATGCTCCTGTGATGGTTGAGTTGGAGGGTGAAACTGATCCTCTTGAG ATTGCAATGAAAGAGCTCCGAGAAAAGAAGATACCCTTCACAATTCGTCGATACCTGCCTGGCCGAAG TTATGAAGATTGGGGAGTCGATGAATTGATCGTTGAGGATTCATGGAAGAGACAAGTTGGAGGAGTTTGA